In the Gorilla gorilla gorilla isolate KB3781 chromosome 10, NHGRI_mGorGor1-v2.1_pri, whole genome shotgun sequence genome, one interval contains:
- the GDF11 gene encoding growth/differentiation factor 11 isoform X2 — MVLAAPLLLGFLLLALELRPRGEAAEGPAAAAAAAAAAAAAGVGGERSSRPAPSVAPEPDGCPVCVWRQHSRELRLESIKSQILSKLRLKEAPNISREVVKQLLPKAPPLQQILDLHDFQGDALQPEDFLEEDEYHATTETVISMAQETDPAVQTDGSPLCCHFHFSPKVMFTKSIDFKQVLHSWFRQPQSNWGIEINAFDPSGTDLAVTSLGPGAEGLHPFMELRVLENTKRSRRNLGLDCDEHSSESRCCRYPLTVDFEAFGWDWIIAPKRYKANYCSGQCEYMFMQKYPHTHLVQQANPRGSAGPCCTPTKMSPINMLYFNDKQQIIYGKIPGMVVDRCGCS, encoded by the exons aTGGTGCTCGCGGCCCCGCTGCTGCTGGGCTTCCTGCTCCTCGCCCTGGAGCTGCGGCCCCGGGGGGAGGCGGCCGAGGgccccgcggcggcggcggcggcggcggcggcggcggcagcggcgggggTCGGGGGGGAGCGCTCCAGCCGGCCAGCCCCGTCCGTGGCGCCCGAGCCGGACGGCTGCCCCGTGTGCGTTTGGCGGCAGCACAGCCGCGAGCTGCGCCTAGAGAGCATCAAGTCGCAGATCTTGAGCAAACTGCGGCTCAAGGAGGCGCCCAACATCAGCCGCGAGGTGGTGAAGCAGCTGCTGCCCAAGGCGCCGCCGCTGCAGCAGATCCTGGACCTACACGACTTCCAGGGCGACGCGCTGCAGCCcgaggacttcctggaggaggacgAGTACCACGCCACCACCGAGACCGTCATTAGCATGGCCCAGGAGA CGGACCCAGCAGTACAGACAGATGGCAGCCCTCTCTGCTGCCATTTTCACTTCAGCCCCAAGGTGATGTTCACAAAG AGCATCGACTTCAAGCAAGTGCTACACAGCTGGTTCCGCCAGCCACAGAGCAACTGGGGCATCGAGATCAACGCCTTTGATCCCAGTGGCACAGACCTGGCTGTCACCTCCCTGGGGCCGGGAGCCGAGGGGCTG catcCATTCATGGAGCTTCGAGTCCTAGAGAACACAAAACGTTCCCGGCGGAACCTGGGTCTGGACTGCGACGAGCACTCAAGCGAGTCCCGCTGCTGCCGATATCCCCTCACAGTGGACTTTGAGGCTTTCGGCTGGGACTGGATCATCGCACCTAAGCGCTACAAGGCCAACTACTGCTCCGGCCAGTGCGAGTACATGTTCATGCAAAAATATCCGCATACCCATTTGGTGCAGCAGGCCAATCCAAGAGGCTCTGCTGGGCCCTGTTGTACCCCCACCAAGATGTCCCCAATCAACATGCTCTACTTCAATGACAAGCAGCAGATTATCTACGGCAAGAtccctggcatggtggtggatcGCTGTGGCTGCTCTTAA
- the GDF11 gene encoding growth/differentiation factor 11 isoform X1: MVLAAPLLLGFLLLALELRPRGEAAEGPAAAAAAAAAAAAAGVGGERSSRPAPSVAPEPDGCPVCVWRQHSRELRLESIKSQILSKLRLKEAPNISREVVKQLLPKAPPLQQILDLHDFQGDALQPEDFLEEDEYHATTETVISMAQETDPAVQTDGSPLCCHFHFSPKVMFTKVLKAQLWVYLRPVPRPATVYLQILRLKPLTGEGTAGGGGGGRRHIRIRSLKIELHSRSGHWQSIDFKQVLHSWFRQPQSNWGIEINAFDPSGTDLAVTSLGPGAEGLHPFMELRVLENTKRSRRNLGLDCDEHSSESRCCRYPLTVDFEAFGWDWIIAPKRYKANYCSGQCEYMFMQKYPHTHLVQQANPRGSAGPCCTPTKMSPINMLYFNDKQQIIYGKIPGMVVDRCGCS, translated from the exons aTGGTGCTCGCGGCCCCGCTGCTGCTGGGCTTCCTGCTCCTCGCCCTGGAGCTGCGGCCCCGGGGGGAGGCGGCCGAGGgccccgcggcggcggcggcggcggcggcggcggcggcagcggcgggggTCGGGGGGGAGCGCTCCAGCCGGCCAGCCCCGTCCGTGGCGCCCGAGCCGGACGGCTGCCCCGTGTGCGTTTGGCGGCAGCACAGCCGCGAGCTGCGCCTAGAGAGCATCAAGTCGCAGATCTTGAGCAAACTGCGGCTCAAGGAGGCGCCCAACATCAGCCGCGAGGTGGTGAAGCAGCTGCTGCCCAAGGCGCCGCCGCTGCAGCAGATCCTGGACCTACACGACTTCCAGGGCGACGCGCTGCAGCCcgaggacttcctggaggaggacgAGTACCACGCCACCACCGAGACCGTCATTAGCATGGCCCAGGAGA CGGACCCAGCAGTACAGACAGATGGCAGCCCTCTCTGCTGCCATTTTCACTTCAGCCCCAAGGTGATGTTCACAAAGGTACTGAAGGCCCAGCTGTGGGTGTACCTACGGCCTGTACCCCGCCCAGCCACAGTCTACCTGCAGATCTTGCGACTAAAACCCCTAACTGGGGAAGGGACCGCAGGGGGAGGGGGCGGAGGCCGGCGTCACATCCGTATCCGCTCACTGAAGATTGAGCTGCACTCACGCTCAGGCCATTGGCAGAGCATCGACTTCAAGCAAGTGCTACACAGCTGGTTCCGCCAGCCACAGAGCAACTGGGGCATCGAGATCAACGCCTTTGATCCCAGTGGCACAGACCTGGCTGTCACCTCCCTGGGGCCGGGAGCCGAGGGGCTG catcCATTCATGGAGCTTCGAGTCCTAGAGAACACAAAACGTTCCCGGCGGAACCTGGGTCTGGACTGCGACGAGCACTCAAGCGAGTCCCGCTGCTGCCGATATCCCCTCACAGTGGACTTTGAGGCTTTCGGCTGGGACTGGATCATCGCACCTAAGCGCTACAAGGCCAACTACTGCTCCGGCCAGTGCGAGTACATGTTCATGCAAAAATATCCGCATACCCATTTGGTGCAGCAGGCCAATCCAAGAGGCTCTGCTGGGCCCTGTTGTACCCCCACCAAGATGTCCCCAATCAACATGCTCTACTTCAATGACAAGCAGCAGATTATCTACGGCAAGAtccctggcatggtggtggatcGCTGTGGCTGCTCTTAA